A part of Citrifermentans bremense genomic DNA contains:
- a CDS encoding mechanosensitive ion channel family protein, producing the protein MQPSFSLPHLNGWEAVVTAGAVLLATLLTAVVLNRLFFHLAAGLARRTGHPLALFLVDRLRLPSRLLVPLLALILVLPSLNLAAVAQASAEHLLTLVFIAALAWLATGVILASRDYLLTRYGNNGSDDYKARALETQLTVAVRIVVVLVVVVALAAMLMTFAAIRSLGMSILASAGIVGITVGFAAQRSIATLFAGLQIAVTQPIRINDVVLVEGEYGNIEEITLTYVVVKIWDQRRLLVPVTYFLEKPFQNWTRRSSELLGTVFFQADFSLPVERVRQQLHEILLASKKWDGRVWSLQVTNATERSIELRALMSASDAPSVWDLRCEVREKLLHFMLDTFPESLPKARAYLSSDRTD; encoded by the coding sequence ATGCAACCTAGCTTCTCCTTGCCGCATTTGAACGGGTGGGAGGCCGTCGTCACAGCAGGCGCGGTGCTGCTGGCGACGCTTTTGACGGCCGTGGTGCTGAACAGGCTCTTTTTCCACTTGGCCGCCGGTTTAGCCCGCAGGACGGGGCACCCCCTGGCCCTTTTCCTCGTCGATCGCCTGCGTCTGCCGTCCCGCCTGCTGGTTCCACTTTTGGCGCTCATCCTGGTCCTTCCCTCCCTCAATCTCGCGGCTGTTGCCCAGGCGAGTGCGGAGCACCTGCTCACCCTGGTCTTCATCGCCGCGCTAGCCTGGCTCGCCACCGGCGTCATCCTGGCCTCTCGGGATTACCTCCTCACCCGTTACGGCAACAACGGCAGCGACGATTACAAGGCCCGCGCCCTGGAAACCCAGCTCACCGTGGCAGTCCGGATCGTGGTGGTACTCGTCGTCGTGGTGGCGCTCGCGGCGATGCTGATGACCTTCGCCGCCATCCGCAGCCTTGGCATGAGCATCCTGGCCTCGGCGGGAATCGTCGGCATCACGGTCGGGTTTGCCGCCCAGCGCAGCATCGCGACCCTTTTCGCGGGGCTGCAGATCGCGGTCACCCAGCCGATCCGGATCAACGACGTGGTGCTGGTTGAGGGGGAGTACGGAAACATCGAGGAGATAACGCTGACCTACGTGGTGGTTAAGATCTGGGACCAGCGCAGGCTCCTGGTTCCGGTGACCTACTTCCTGGAGAAGCCGTTCCAGAACTGGACCCGGCGCTCCTCGGAACTTTTGGGGACGGTCTTCTTCCAGGCGGACTTCTCGCTTCCGGTGGAGCGGGTGCGGCAGCAACTGCACGAGATACTGTTGGCATCCAAGAAGTGGGATGGGCGGGTCTGGAGCCTGCAGGTGACGAACGCTACGGAGAGGAGCATTGAGCTGCGAGCCCTGATGAGCGCGTCCGATGCCCCTTCCGTCTGGGACCTGCGCTGTGAGGTGCGGGAGAAGCTGCTTCATTTCATGCTGGACACCTTCCCGGAGAGCCTACCCAAGGCCCGGGCCTATCTCAGCTCCGACCGGACCGATTGA
- a CDS encoding YihY/virulence factor BrkB family protein, which produces MISLRRYFKLGDTSYKELAKRAYKKFSEEDCPEHAAAMAYYFLFASFPFLLFLTTLIAYLPVPHLLEYVLDNASRFLPGETFALIKDNIQALFTNKKQGLLSTGIVLALWASSNAIVSVMDAMNNLYDVKEGRPFWKVRLIAIGLVVGLSLLFLLAMAALMFGNQIGDYVAGLINFGGAFKVVWFAALVPVTLFVLILAIAVIYYFTPDVEHQWVWISPGAVIAIPSWIVMSLAFSYYINNFGSYDKTYGSIGAVIVLLLWLYLTGLIILAGAVINSVIEHSSAEGKKPGEKVAGEVSAPREDVNEEMKEEKDEKRS; this is translated from the coding sequence ATGATCTCACTGCGCAGATACTTCAAGCTGGGCGACACGAGCTACAAGGAATTGGCAAAAAGGGCCTACAAGAAGTTCTCCGAGGAGGACTGCCCCGAGCACGCCGCCGCCATGGCCTACTACTTCCTGTTCGCCTCCTTTCCCTTCCTCCTCTTCCTGACCACGCTGATCGCGTACCTGCCGGTCCCGCACCTGCTGGAGTACGTGCTGGACAACGCGTCCAGGTTCCTTCCCGGCGAAACCTTCGCGCTGATCAAGGACAACATCCAGGCCCTTTTCACCAACAAGAAGCAAGGACTCCTCTCGACCGGGATCGTGCTCGCGCTCTGGGCCTCATCCAACGCCATCGTCTCCGTCATGGACGCCATGAACAACCTCTATGACGTCAAGGAAGGGCGCCCCTTCTGGAAGGTGCGCCTGATCGCCATCGGGCTGGTCGTCGGCCTCTCGTTGCTGTTCCTGCTGGCGATGGCGGCGCTCATGTTCGGCAACCAGATCGGCGACTACGTGGCAGGACTGATCAACTTCGGCGGCGCCTTCAAGGTGGTCTGGTTCGCAGCCCTGGTACCGGTCACCCTGTTCGTCCTCATACTCGCCATCGCCGTCATTTACTATTTCACCCCCGACGTGGAGCACCAGTGGGTCTGGATCAGCCCCGGCGCCGTGATCGCCATCCCGAGCTGGATCGTGATGTCACTCGCTTTCTCCTACTACATCAACAACTTTGGCTCCTACGACAAGACCTACGGCAGCATCGGTGCCGTCATCGTGCTGCTGCTCTGGCTTTACCTGACCGGGCTCATCATCCTGGCCGGCGCGGTGATCAACTCCGTCATCGAGCACAGCTCCGCGGAGGGGAAGAAGCCGGGCGAGAAGGTGGCGGGAGAGGTGAGCGCGCCCCGCGAGGACGTGAACGAGGAGATGAAGGAAGAAAAAGACGAGAAGCGCAGTTAA
- a CDS encoding SDR family oxidoreductase, with translation MPTEEEKKFPPQRQAQPGKEAEMTPRPQSGEFEYRGSGKLQGKTALITGGDSGIGRAVAIAFAREGANIAFCYLEEDQDAKETRDIVEREGVRCLAFRGDVGQEQFCLDIVNKTVGAFGKLDLLVNNAAEQHYCQGIEEISSEQLERTFRTNIFAQFYLVKAALKHLQEGSRIINTTSVTAYKGNPNLIDYSSTKGAIVAFTRSLALSLAEKGILVNAVAPGPIWTPLIPGTFPEEKTEQFGGNVLLKRAGQPVEVAHSYVFLASEGGSYMTGQVLHPNGGTIVGG, from the coding sequence ATGCCGACCGAGGAAGAAAAGAAGTTCCCGCCGCAGCGCCAGGCGCAACCGGGAAAAGAAGCCGAGATGACACCCAGGCCGCAAAGCGGCGAGTTCGAATACCGTGGGTCCGGGAAGCTGCAGGGGAAAACCGCCCTCATCACCGGCGGCGACAGCGGCATCGGCCGGGCCGTCGCCATCGCTTTCGCCCGCGAGGGGGCCAACATCGCCTTCTGCTACCTGGAGGAAGACCAGGACGCGAAAGAGACCCGCGACATCGTGGAGCGCGAGGGGGTACGCTGCCTCGCTTTCAGGGGGGACGTGGGGCAGGAGCAGTTCTGCCTCGACATAGTCAACAAAACTGTGGGGGCGTTCGGCAAGCTGGACCTGCTGGTGAACAACGCGGCCGAGCAGCATTACTGCCAGGGGATCGAAGAGATTTCCTCAGAGCAATTGGAGCGGACCTTCAGGACCAATATCTTCGCGCAGTTCTACCTGGTTAAGGCCGCGCTGAAGCACCTGCAGGAGGGCTCCCGGATCATCAACACCACCTCGGTCACCGCCTACAAGGGAAACCCCAACCTTATCGACTACTCCTCCACCAAAGGAGCCATCGTCGCCTTCACCCGCTCGCTCGCCCTGTCGCTCGCCGAAAAGGGGATCCTGGTGAACGCCGTGGCGCCCGGTCCAATCTGGACCCCGCTCATCCCCGGGACCTTCCCGGAGGAGAAGACCGAGCAGTTCGGCGGCAACGTGCTTTTGAAGCGGGCGGGGCAGCCGGTGGAAGTGGCCCACAGCTACGTCTTCCTCGCCTCCGAAGGTGGCTCCTACATGACCGGCCAAGTTTTGCATCCAAACGGCGGGACCATCGTAGGAGGGTAG